A window of the Corythoichthys intestinalis isolate RoL2023-P3 chromosome 6, ASM3026506v1, whole genome shotgun sequence genome harbors these coding sequences:
- the LOC130917743 gene encoding claudin-4-like: MALEELGIVLAMLGLAGTVMICALPMWKVTAFIGTRLVVMQVFWEGLWMTCVSEYTGQMQCKLYDALLDLSPELQAARGLVCVGMVLGCLGFLVFLVGARCTKCLNHPRIKARVVVVSGLIFGLAGLAPMVAVSWTANSVIKDFYNPRVPEGLKREMGAAIYIGFIASALLLCGGGFLCASGPPSRGAIRSNAYAPAGTRADNSYGIKNYV, from the coding sequence ATGGCTCTTGAGGAGCTGGGCATTGTCCTAGCAATGCTGGGTCTGGCTGGGACCGTGATGATCTGCGCCCTGCCCATGTGGAAGGTAACGGCCTTCATCGGAACCCGCCTGGTGGTCATGCAGGTGTTTTGGGAGGGTCTGTGGATGACATGCGTCAGCGAGTACACGGGACAGATGCAGTGCAAGCTCTACGACGCCTTGCTAGACCTGTCCCCCGAGCTGCAGGCGGCTCGTGGATTGGTCTGCGTCGGCATGGTTCTCGGGTGCTTAGGCTTTCTGGTTTTCCTCGTGGGCGCACGGTGTACCAAGTGCCTGAACCACCCGCGCATCAAGGCACGAGTGGTTGTCGTTTCCGGACTCATCTTTGGACTAGCGGGCCTCGCACCCATGGTGGCCGTGTCTTGGACGGCTAACAGCGTGATCAAAGACTTTTACAACCCACGCGTCCCTGAAGGGCTTAAACGGGAAATGGGGGCGGCCATTTATATCGGCTTCATTGCATCGGCGTTGCTACTCTGCGGAGGAGGTTTTCTGTGTGCAAGTGGGCCACCGTCCAGGGGTGCAATCCGTTCCAATGCGTACGCCCCAGCGGGGACGCGTGCTGACAACAGCTATGGTATCAAAAACTATGTTTAG
- the LOC130917739 gene encoding claudin-4-like: MRRHLELAGLGLALSGWLCAILTRCTALWTVIGTVDNSTASLPVYWDGAWLEWNHWDLLQDGQLHCSFYQSLLSLSGSFRTWRALIMAAVGAGAFATLVGAAGVMWFPKRGQVKVFSGAAYILSGVLILIPTAWTCHHTSQPLEGATHLKRDWGPALYLGWVAFGLMMVGGAVLTTLCPTTEEVSTRAIEGPTPPYPEDEVMHPLSSINRATFTHNQYQHRSMPV, translated from the exons ATGCGCAGGCATCTGGAGCTGGCAGGCCTTGGTTTGGCCCTTTCCGGGTGGCTCTGCGCCATTTTGACCCGCTGCACGGCCTTGTGGACGGTGATCGGCACCGTGGACAACTCCACAGCTAGTCTGCCGGTCTATTGGGACGGGGCTTGGCTGGAATGGAACCACTGGGACCTGCTCCAAGACGGTCAGCTGCACTGCTCCTTTTATCAGTCGTTATTGTCGCTTTCTGGAAGCTTCCGAACATGGAGGGCACTCATCATGGCGGCGGTGGGTGCCGGGGCTTTTGCCACGTTGGTGGGCGCAGCTGGTGTCATGTGGTTCCCAAAACGGGGTCAG GTCAAGGTGTTCTCCGGGGCAGCGTACATCTTATCAGGAGTCCTGATTCTGATTCCAACCGCCTGGACCTGCCACCACACCAGCCAGCCGCTGGAGGGAGCGACGCACCTGAAAAGGGACTGGGGACCGGCGCTTTACTTGGGATGGGTCGCCTTTGGGCTCATGATGGTTGGTGGGGCCGTGCTCACCACGCTGTGTCCCACCACTGAGGAGGTATCAACCAGGGCTATTGAAGGTCCGACACCTCCATACCCTGAGGATGAGGTGATGCACCCCCTCAGCAGTATCAACAGGGCCACCTTTACACATAACCAGTACCAACATAGATCCATGCCCGTCTGA